Below is a window of Sediminispirochaeta bajacaliforniensis DSM 16054 DNA.
CTGAGAGGGAATATGCTTAAGCGCCTTGGCAAAATCGAGGCCCGCCTCCCAGGACATGTGCCGCATACGAGCCATGAGCAGGGTAAAAATATAGAAGACGGAAATCTGGCTGGTAAAGGCCTTGGTCGAGGCAACGGCGATCTCCGGCCCCGAGTGGATATACACGCCACCGTCGCTCTCCCGCGCAATGGTGGAGCCAACCACATTACATACCCCGAGCACCTTACCGCCCTTTCGCTGAAGCTCCCTGAGGGCGTAGAGGGTGTCGATGGTCTCTCCCGACTGGCTCACGGCAAAGTAGAGGCTGCCGGGGGTCACAATGGGGTTTTTATAGCGGACCTCGGAGGAGAGCTCGGCAGAGCTCTTGATTCGTGCCACACTTTCCAAGAGATACGCACCGACCATCCCCGCGTAATAACTGGTACCCGCGGCAACGATACCTACATTATCCACGCCAAGCAAATCACGCGCACTCATATTAAGCCCGCCGAGATGACCGGTGGCCCCGTCGAGGTTGATTCTACCGGAAATGGCCCGTTCAACCGACGCAGGCTGTTCGTGGATCTCCTTTTCCATGAAAAAGGGGAAACCGTGTTTCTCGATCTGTTCCAGCTCCCAGCCGATCTCATGGACCTCCTTGGTGATCCTACGCTCGCTGCTGTCGAAGGTAACGTGCCCGTCCCTGGTGATGCTCACCATCTCGCCATCGTTGAGATAGATCACCTGTTTGGTATAGGCAAGCATGGGAGTGACGTCGCTGGCAAGGAACATCTCTCCCTCACCAACCCCCACAACCAAGGGTGAGCCGTTACGAGCGCCGACAACCTTTCCCGGTTCATCGGCATGGACCACTGCAATGCCGTAGGTTCCCTTTAGAAGAAAAATGGCTTCCCGTACCGCCTTTTCAAGATCTCCCTGATAGAGATCGGCGATCAGGTGAGCGATCACCTCGGAATCGGTATCGCTGACAAATCTATGCCCGTCGGCAACAAGACGCTCTTTCAAGGGAATATAATTCTCGATAATACCGTTATGGACCAGCGTCACCTTTCCTGTGTCGTCGCTGTGAGGATGGGCATTGATATCATTGACCTCTCCGTGGGTGGCCCATCTGGTATGACCGATACCCCAACCGCCTGCCGCATCATCGGGAACAATCGCACGCAGATCCGCAATCTTTCCTGTACGTTTGTAGGTATGAAGGCCCCCATCCTCGCCGTCGACACAGATACCTGCAGAATCATAACCGCGATATTCGAGGCGTTTAAGCCCATCCAGCAGGACCTCGGCGGCAGGTCGCGGGCCACAGTAACCGATTATTCCGCACATGCTTGTATAGACTCCTTTTCGATCATGTTCAGTTATTAGAAAACAAGATACCCGCTTTTTCTTATTCTGTCAGGATCGGGAGGGGCGATTTTCGGCAAGGGCCGACAATCGTCTTCGGTCTATAAGGCAAAGGGTATCTTGATTGGTCAGCTCAAGAATATCGTCCCTTCGCAGCTCTTCGATAAAGTCCCGAATATGCTCCTGAGGGACCTCCATGGAGAGGCTCAGTTCCCGCAGTAGCCTGACATACTCCACACCCCCGCCCTCTCCCGACTGAACGGTAAAGGCATAGAGAATATTGAGGGCGATCAGGCCCCGTTCATTTCGTCGGACCAGGTGTTGTATCTGAAGATTCGCCTGTTGAAGACGTCTACTTAATTTATCAATGATATTGAGGGCGATCTTGGCATTCTTCTCAATCATGCTGATAAAGCCCTCACGGTTGAAGCTCAGGAGCTTCACCGTTGTCGCGGCAGTGGCACTGGCACTACGGGGCATACGACTCACAATCGCCATCTCGCCGAAGAAATCCCCTTTCCCGAGAACGGCAAGAACATGCTCTTTTTCGCCCATGGTCTTTGTTATCCGGATACTGCCTTCCTGGATGATATACATCCGATCCCCTTCTTCCCCTTCCCGGAAAATGATCTTTCCGCTGTCAAAGGTCTGACCGTATTTCGAAAAAAGATTCTCATCCATAGCCTTCTCCGTCTTGAATCATCACGGCTGTTTTTCCCGTGTAACAACCAGGAGGTTATCATGAAAACAGCCCGTATGGTTCTCTGTTCGACGCCACTGCTTGCAACGCTTCTTATCTCCGGCTGCGTACCACTGGAAGAACCGAGCCTCTTTGATCTCGGAGACCTGGCTCCACCGATCTTCCTCGGCCTTTCCCAACCCGATGACCGGACGCTCTCACTGGAATTCAGCGAAGCGGTTACGGCAAAAGAGGGAACAGTCCGTATCACAGGCAGTTCCGGTGAAAGTGTCACGGTGACACAGATCCTTGACCACAAGCATACACTGGATCTCACTTTTGTACAGCCTCCGGAGGCGGGAATACGTTGCACCGCCGAGCTCTCCGTTTCCGACGAGGCCGGAAACAGCCTCGACCTGCTGGTTCCCTTTTACGGTATCAACCCCGATCTCCCCGCAATGCTGATAAACGAAATCACAACCCAAGGCTCTTCCTCTTCGCCGGATATGGTGGAACTGCGGGTATGTGAAGCGGGAAATCTTGCGGGGGCCCTTCTCTGTGAAGGGATAGATGGGGATTGTATCCAGGAAATCGTATTTCCACCGATCGAAGCCCTCGCCGGTGATTTCGTCATCATTCATTTCAAACCACAGGGAATTGAAGAAGAGATAAATGAGACGGACGATCCCGCAGCATCCGGCGGCCTAAAAGCCCACCCACAGGCCTGGGACCTGTGGGTGCAGGGAGGAAGCGGCCTTTCCGGCAATAACGGCGTGATCGCACTCTACACAAGACCGGGAGGCCCTGCGATAGACGCCTTTCTCTACAGCAACAGGACCAGTGAATCGGATAGCGACTATCGGGGCTTCGGAAGCTCGGCCGTTCTAAGACGAGCAGAAGCCATTTGTGAAGCAGGGATGTGGATGGCCGCCGATGGGCCGGTGCGTCCGGAAGATGCCGTGAATCCGGAGCCAAGCACCGCCACCAGATCAATGTTTCGTAAACCGGAAGAGGCAGATACGAACAGCTCCGTCGATTGGTTTATCGCCCCAACCGGCGGAGCAAGCTTCGGATCGGCCAATGGAAATGAAGTCTATGAACCGTAATGTTTTTAGATGTAATCGGCAAAAAGCTTTTCAATGGCGTCCCGGCTACCGGCGCCCACCTGCTGATTCACAACCTCACCCCCCTTGAAAACCATCAAGGTCGGAATGCTGATAATGTTGAAACGACCGGCAAGTGCTTCTTCCTGATCCACATTAATCTTTCCGACCTTGATTTTCCCATCAAAATCTTCCGCAATTTCTTCAAGAATAGGGCCAATCATCTTACAAGGCACGCACCATTCGGCCCAAAAGTCGACAAGTACGGGAATAGCAGAGTTCTGGACCTCATCTTCAAAGTTGGCAGAGGTAAGCGTTACTTCTTTTGCCATGTATTACTCCTTCCTGCGTTTCAGATCTTGTAACCGAAAATTACTCAGTATAGTATGCACGAATTCCGCAGCACTTTCCACCTGTTTTCGCTCCTTTCCGTCGACGGAACCCTCCTGCTCCAGGTCCCGTAGTGCGGCTTTAAGTTCGTGGAGGAAAAAGGACGCATCCAGCATTGCACGCATCGACTCCTGCCCTAACTGTCGTTCGTCCCGTGGAAAACGGTTTTCAAGATTGTTGTAAGCGTAGAGGCGTGGAGGGAAACCGTCGCCGCCATAACCGGTAAATTCAAAAAGATTACGTTCTAATTCGACAAGAGGACCCGAATAGCGAGAAGGATAAATCCTCCGGAAAACCTTCGCAATCGAGGTCCAATACTCAGACTCGAACTGTCGCATCGCGCCGTAGAGCCTATCCAGATCGTAGGACTCATCCCAACGAAGACCAATTCCGGGATATATATCGATCTTTTCACGCAGCCTGCGTAATATCCGGTCTGCAAAGTCCTCCCGTTTGGCAGCCACTCTCTTCCTATCAACGCCGTTTCCGGAGTCTGCAAGCCTTCGGTTCTCATCGGCAATTCTGCGCTGCTCACAATCGGCGGAAAGCTCTTTAAGTGCCTGCATTTCCGCCGCCAGGAAATTTTTCATGTCGATCCTGGCACGAAGCGCCTGAAGATAACGATCTTCAAAGCCCGACTTCAAGCGGGGGCTAAGCATGTAGCCAACTATGATCGAATCGTATGTACGACGAAGTTTATCGACCGCCTTGCCGACCTCCTCTTGCGAGAGAGGTTTGGCTTTAGGCGGTCGGTGTTTTCCACGCTGGGCATCTTTTGAGGCCATTTGATCCATAGCATCTAACAGCCCCACCTCGCTTGTCAACCGGCTCTGCCTGAAAAACCGCCACCGCCGTCATCCGCCGAGGAGAATAACGGGTGATTCATCCCCCCACACTCCCCGGCGTTTATCATACGGTATCAAACGGCCTTCAGAAGCTCATCCTCTTCAATAGAAATGATCTCCGGTTTCGGTGCATCATCACCTTTACCCCCCCCTTCATGCTTCTCCTTTGGTCTCCGTCCGAATTCAACCCGGTTCGCCACGATCTTTACCCTTTCATGCCTGCCGCCCTCAGCATCGGTCCAGCGATCCTGCTGCAATCGACCGATAACATGCACCTCCCGCCCCTTTTCCAGATAGGTGGCACAGTTTTCAGCAAGGGTAGCCCAGGTTTCGATGGTAAAAAAAGAGACATCCTTTTTCTCTTCCTCCCCCGCCTGGTAATCTCTGTTGACGGCGATAGAAAAAGTACATACCGCCCTTCCGCCCGGAGTTTTCTTCAAGCCCGGATCTTTTGTCAGATTTCCCGCAACAAATACATGAT
It encodes the following:
- a CDS encoding Crp/Fnr family transcriptional regulator, with product MDENLFSKYGQTFDSGKIIFREGEEGDRMYIIQEGSIRITKTMGEKEHVLAVLGKGDFFGEMAIVSRMPRSASATAATTVKLLSFNREGFISMIEKNAKIALNIIDKLSRRLQQANLQIQHLVRRNERGLIALNILYAFTVQSGEGGGVEYVRLLRELSLSMEVPQEHIRDFIEELRRDDILELTNQDTLCLIDRRRLSALAENRPSRS
- the glmS gene encoding glutamine--fructose-6-phosphate transaminase (isomerizing) — its product is MCGIIGYCGPRPAAEVLLDGLKRLEYRGYDSAGICVDGEDGGLHTYKRTGKIADLRAIVPDDAAGGWGIGHTRWATHGEVNDINAHPHSDDTGKVTLVHNGIIENYIPLKERLVADGHRFVSDTDSEVIAHLIADLYQGDLEKAVREAIFLLKGTYGIAVVHADEPGKVVGARNGSPLVVGVGEGEMFLASDVTPMLAYTKQVIYLNDGEMVSITRDGHVTFDSSERRITKEVHEIGWELEQIEKHGFPFFMEKEIHEQPASVERAISGRINLDGATGHLGGLNMSARDLLGVDNVGIVAAGTSYYAGMVGAYLLESVARIKSSAELSSEVRYKNPIVTPGSLYFAVSQSGETIDTLYALRELQRKGGKVLGVCNVVGSTIARESDGGVYIHSGPEIAVASTKAFTSQISVFYIFTLLMARMRHMSWEAGLDFAKALKHIPSQIETILGQTEPIRRLAKKYARYENFLFLGRGINYPVAMEGALKLKEISYIHAEGYSAAEIKHGPIALINEQTPSLFLVSDDSLRDKVITSMKEVKARRGRVIAVAVEGDEEVADIADDYLYIPHTEELMYPFLMVVPLQLFAYYCALELGRNVDQPRNLAKSVTVE
- the trxA gene encoding thioredoxin, which gives rise to MAKEVTLTSANFEDEVQNSAIPVLVDFWAEWCVPCKMIGPILEEIAEDFDGKIKVGKINVDQEEALAGRFNIISIPTLMVFKGGEVVNQQVGAGSRDAIEKLFADYI
- a CDS encoding single-stranded DNA-binding protein; its protein translation is MLTWGNHVFVAGNLTKDPGLKKTPGGRAVCTFSIAVNRDYQAGEEEKKDVSFFTIETWATLAENCATYLEKGREVHVIGRLQQDRWTDAEGGRHERVKIVANRVEFGRRPKEKHEGGGKGDDAPKPEIISIEEDELLKAV